The Sulfitobacter donghicola DSW-25 = KCTC 12864 = JCM 14565 genome has a segment encoding these proteins:
- a CDS encoding ABC transporter ATP-binding protein, with the protein MMPLLEVESLTIGFGKAAPVVQDVSFSVDCGETLALVGESGSGKTLTCRSVLRILPSTAELRGGRINYHCDGDALDLATTSKRTMRDLRGNRISMIFQEPMRSLSPLHKLGNQVAEVLHLHENISASEAKKRVLTQFERVGFVDPERAWSSYPFEMSGGMRQRAMIAMAMVSEPDLLIADEPTTALDVTTQAQVLGLIKDLQAETGMAVILVTHDLGVVANMADKVVVMNKGRVMEAGSAQAVLGSPAHGYTKKLFAAAPEIPTIAEPARVAPQSDLILDIRNVTKSFTVRSSGWRPPTVVTACRNVDLALPRGKTLAVVGESGSGKTTCARVALGAITPDAGGEVLFAPRAGDAPFDVHKMNKTQRRTFQRDAQMVFQDPYSSLSPRMRVVDALMEPAEIHGIGDRAARRDKAAEMIRTVGLSPDMLPRYPHAFSGGQRQRLSIARALTLDPQLLVCDEPTSALDVSVQDQILGLLEDIRDEAGLSYLFISHDLAVVARIADEVAVMRAGVIVEQAPPDTLFYNPQHPYTCALIAAQPEPDINRPIDLDLVAKGAGAPEAWPEKFRFEGAMAPALRELEPGHMVRCHA; encoded by the coding sequence ATCATGCCTCTTTTGGAAGTAGAATCACTCACCATTGGTTTTGGAAAAGCCGCACCTGTGGTGCAGGATGTATCTTTTTCCGTCGACTGTGGGGAAACGCTTGCTCTGGTGGGGGAAAGTGGATCGGGTAAAACCCTGACGTGCCGATCTGTCTTGCGGATTTTGCCCAGCACAGCAGAACTGCGCGGCGGGCGGATTAACTATCACTGTGACGGTGACGCCCTTGATCTGGCGACCACATCGAAACGGACCATGCGCGATTTGCGCGGCAATCGCATTTCCATGATTTTCCAAGAGCCGATGCGCTCGCTTTCGCCGCTCCATAAATTGGGAAACCAAGTTGCCGAAGTTCTGCATCTACATGAAAACATCAGCGCAAGTGAGGCCAAAAAACGCGTTCTGACGCAGTTTGAGCGGGTCGGTTTTGTTGATCCCGAACGCGCTTGGTCAAGCTACCCGTTCGAGATGTCAGGCGGGATGCGGCAACGGGCGATGATCGCCATGGCCATGGTTTCTGAACCCGACCTTCTGATCGCGGATGAACCCACGACCGCGCTGGATGTAACGACGCAGGCGCAAGTGCTGGGGCTGATCAAAGATCTTCAGGCCGAAACAGGCATGGCGGTAATCCTTGTGACGCATGATTTAGGCGTTGTGGCGAATATGGCCGACAAGGTCGTCGTCATGAACAAAGGCCGCGTGATGGAAGCAGGCAGCGCGCAAGCCGTCCTTGGATCGCCCGCACATGGCTATACGAAAAAGCTATTCGCCGCAGCGCCCGAAATTCCGACAATCGCCGAACCCGCCAGAGTGGCACCGCAAAGCGATCTCATCCTCGACATTCGCAATGTCACCAAAAGCTTTACAGTCCGCTCAAGCGGATGGCGCCCCCCTACAGTGGTTACAGCCTGCCGCAACGTTGACCTTGCCCTGCCGCGCGGCAAAACACTGGCCGTTGTGGGCGAGAGCGGATCAGGCAAGACCACCTGCGCGCGTGTCGCCCTAGGGGCCATCACACCCGATGCAGGCGGCGAGGTTCTTTTTGCGCCGCGCGCGGGCGACGCCCCGTTTGACGTTCACAAAATGAACAAAACCCAACGGCGCACCTTCCAACGCGATGCGCAAATGGTTTTTCAGGACCCCTATTCATCTTTGTCACCTCGCATGCGGGTTGTGGACGCGTTGATGGAGCCTGCCGAAATTCACGGCATCGGCGATCGCGCGGCGCGGCGCGACAAAGCTGCCGAAATGATCCGCACTGTGGGCCTTAGCCCCGATATGCTGCCCCGTTATCCGCATGCTTTCTCGGGTGGCCAGCGGCAGCGCCTGTCGATTGCGCGCGCGCTCACGCTTGATCCGCAGCTGCTGGTTTGTGACGAACCCACTTCGGCGCTGGATGTATCTGTTCAGGACCAGATTTTAGGCTTGCTCGAAGACATCCGCGATGAGGCGGGGCTGAGCTATCTCTTTATCTCTCACGACCTTGCTGTTGTGGCACGTATCGCAGACGAAGTCGCCGTGATGCGTGCAGGTGTGATTGTGGAACAAGCCCCCCCTGACACGTTGTTCTACAACCCCCAGCACCCCTATACCTGCGCCCTGATCGCAGCCCAGCCCGAGCCCGACATCAACCGCCCCATCGATCTGGACCTGGTTGCCAAAGGCGCAGGCGCGCCAGAAGCATGGCCCGAGAAATTTCGATTTGAGGGGGCAATGGCCCCCGCCCTAAGAGAACTGGAACCCGGACATATGGTGCGCTGTCATGCTTAA